In one Brienomyrus brachyistius isolate T26 chromosome 5, BBRACH_0.4, whole genome shotgun sequence genomic region, the following are encoded:
- the LOC125741665 gene encoding uncharacterized protein LOC125741665 isoform X1, giving the protein MSGKLKTRSATNAELISISCDERILQECHQMYTEVDNGLISLAQSVGVTLLPPRKKITVMLMGNHSAGKSSFINWYVEEHILRTGVAIETQGFSFITSGRKRESLTGNATLHLYPHFKPLQEFAGVSEYLSTEICTSRQKRFSLLTFVDSPGLVDGDMKYPFDVDQALLWLGNLCDLILVFFDPMGQALCKRTLSIVEKLNESHGDKLRFYLSKADEAGSESDRQRVMMQIVQELCKRPGLNKCGFDMPTIYIPNPNKPSRCVNQIEDVCRTIEKTINQTVQNTLNSLEKDCELITDAIRNTLSIDRERSREKWRAQCKGCLLGLMGFSVPLSLLMLLLLGSLSRETVELTLGKEGTEALSMYLLPVLWAFDNFSVQQQFYFCSGLILLSFILLLLARFAFRTQPTLTGRQKRQLQEKLEYIDEAVKNKKKTLYEDYLRQSIGDYDIDSVK; this is encoded by the exons TTAAAACCCGAAGCGCAACAAATGCAGAATTAATTTCAATTTCTTGCGACGAGCGCATCTTACAGGAATGTCACCAGATGTACACAGAAGTGGATAACG GTTTGATTTCCTTGGCTCAGTCAGTTGGAGTAACTCTCTTACCGCCGCGAAAGAAGATCACGGTCATGCTAATGGGGAACCACTCTGCCGGCAAGAGTTCTTTCATTAACTG GTATGTGGAAGAGCACATCCTGCGGACTGGAGTGGCCATTGAAACACAAGGCTTCAGTTTCATTACCAGTGGTCGCAAGAGAGAATCTCTTACC GGGAATGCAACTCTACATCTCTACCCTCACTTCAAACCTCTACAAGAGTTTGCAG GGGTGTCAGAGTACCTCAGCACGGAGATCTGCACTTCTCGACAGAAGCGCTTCAGTCTCCTTACCTTTGTGGACTCGCCTGGCCTGGTGGATGGGGACATGAAGTACCCGTTTGATGTGGATCAGGCTCTTCTTTGGCTGG GTAACCTGTGTGACCTTATTCTGGTCTTCTTTGACCCAATGGGCCAGGCATTGTGCAAACGCACCTTGAGTATTGTGGAGAAGCTGAATGAGAGCCATGGTGACAAGCTGCGGTTCTACCTGAGCAAAGCAGATGAAGCGGGCAGTgagtcagacagacag AGAGTGATGATGCAGATTGTTCAAGAGCTGTGCAAGAGACCAGGACTCAACAAATGTGGATTTGACATGCCTACCATTTATATTCCAAACCCCAATAAA CCCAGTCGCTGTGTCAATCAAATTGAAGACGTGTGCCGGACCATTGAGAAGACTATTAACCAGACTGTACAGAACACTCTCAATTCACTGGAGAAGGACTGCGAGCTCATCACAGACGCCATCCGTAACACGCTAAGCATTGACAG GGAGCGCAGCCGAGAGAAGTGGCGTGCACAGTGTAAGGgctgcctgctcggcctgatgGGATTCTCCGTGCCGCTATCGTTGCTGATGTTACTGCTGCTGGGCAGCCTGTCCAGGGAGACTGTGGAACTAACTTTGGGCAAGGAGGGAACAGAAGCTCTCAGCATGTACCTG CTGCCTGTGCTGTGGGCATTTGATAACTTCTCGGTCCAGCAGCAGTTCTACTTCTGCAGCGGCCTCATCCTGCTTTCCTTCATTCTTCTTCTCCTGGCACGATTCGCTTTCCG CACTCAGCCGACTCTCACTGGAAGACAGAAAAGGCAACTACAGGAGAAGCTGGAGTACATTGATGAAGCTGTGAAAAATAAGAAG AAAACGCTCTATGAGGACTACCTCCGTCAGAGTATTGGGGATTATGATATAGACTCTGTAAAGTGA
- the LOC125741665 gene encoding uncharacterized protein LOC125741665 isoform X4 — MSGKLKTRSATNAELISISCDERILQECHQMYTEVDNGLISLAQSVGVTLLPPRKKITVMLMGNHSAGKSSFINWYVEEHILRTGVAIETQGFSFITSGRKRESLTGNATLHLYPHFKPLQEFAGVSEYLSTEICTSRQKRFSLLTFVDSPGLVDGDMKYPFDVDQALLWLGNLCDLILVFFDPMGQALCKRTLSIVEKLNESHGDKLRFYLSKADEAGSESDRQRVMMQIVQELCKRPGLNKCGFDMPTIYIPNPNKPSRCVNQIEDVCRTIEKTINQTVQNTLNSLEKDCELITDAIRNTLSIDSCLCCGHLITSRSSSSSTSAAASSCFPSFFFSWHDSLSALSRLSLEDRKGNYRRSWSTLMKL, encoded by the exons TTAAAACCCGAAGCGCAACAAATGCAGAATTAATTTCAATTTCTTGCGACGAGCGCATCTTACAGGAATGTCACCAGATGTACACAGAAGTGGATAACG GTTTGATTTCCTTGGCTCAGTCAGTTGGAGTAACTCTCTTACCGCCGCGAAAGAAGATCACGGTCATGCTAATGGGGAACCACTCTGCCGGCAAGAGTTCTTTCATTAACTG GTATGTGGAAGAGCACATCCTGCGGACTGGAGTGGCCATTGAAACACAAGGCTTCAGTTTCATTACCAGTGGTCGCAAGAGAGAATCTCTTACC GGGAATGCAACTCTACATCTCTACCCTCACTTCAAACCTCTACAAGAGTTTGCAG GGGTGTCAGAGTACCTCAGCACGGAGATCTGCACTTCTCGACAGAAGCGCTTCAGTCTCCTTACCTTTGTGGACTCGCCTGGCCTGGTGGATGGGGACATGAAGTACCCGTTTGATGTGGATCAGGCTCTTCTTTGGCTGG GTAACCTGTGTGACCTTATTCTGGTCTTCTTTGACCCAATGGGCCAGGCATTGTGCAAACGCACCTTGAGTATTGTGGAGAAGCTGAATGAGAGCCATGGTGACAAGCTGCGGTTCTACCTGAGCAAAGCAGATGAAGCGGGCAGTgagtcagacagacag AGAGTGATGATGCAGATTGTTCAAGAGCTGTGCAAGAGACCAGGACTCAACAAATGTGGATTTGACATGCCTACCATTTATATTCCAAACCCCAATAAA CCCAGTCGCTGTGTCAATCAAATTGAAGACGTGTGCCGGACCATTGAGAAGACTATTAACCAGACTGTACAGAACACTCTCAATTCACTGGAGAAGGACTGCGAGCTCATCACAGACGCCATCCGTAACACGCTAAGCATTGACAG CTGCCTGTGCTGTGGGCATTTGATAACTTCTCGGTCCAGCAGCAGTTCTACTTCTGCAGCGGCCTCATCCTGCTTTCCTTCATTCTTCTTCTCCTGGCACGATTCGCTTTCCG CACTCAGCCGACTCTCACTGGAAGACAGAAAAGGCAACTACAGGAGAAGCTGGAGTACATTGATGAAGCTGTGA
- the LOC125741665 gene encoding uncharacterized protein LOC125741665 isoform X3, with amino-acid sequence MSGKLKTRSATNAELISISCDERILQECHQMYTEVDNGLISLAQSVGVTLLPPRKKITVMLMGNHSAGKSSFINWYVEEHILRTGVAIETQGFSFITSGRKRESLTGNATLHLYPHFKPLQEFAGVSEYLSTEICTSRQKRFSLLTFVDSPGLVDGDMKYPFDVDQALLWLGNLCDLILVFFDPMGQALCKRTLSIVEKLNESHGDKLRFYLSKADEAGSESDRQRVMMQIVQELCKRPGLNKCGFDMPTIYIPNPNKPSRCVNQIEDVCRTIEKTINQTVQNTLNSLEKDCELITDAIRNTLSIDRERSREKWRAQCKGCLLGLMGFSVPLSLLMLLLLGSLSRETVELTLGKEGTEALSMYLLFCPGQVTSLTCLSRSFCVRYYFLSSQVCIGLYC; translated from the exons TTAAAACCCGAAGCGCAACAAATGCAGAATTAATTTCAATTTCTTGCGACGAGCGCATCTTACAGGAATGTCACCAGATGTACACAGAAGTGGATAACG GTTTGATTTCCTTGGCTCAGTCAGTTGGAGTAACTCTCTTACCGCCGCGAAAGAAGATCACGGTCATGCTAATGGGGAACCACTCTGCCGGCAAGAGTTCTTTCATTAACTG GTATGTGGAAGAGCACATCCTGCGGACTGGAGTGGCCATTGAAACACAAGGCTTCAGTTTCATTACCAGTGGTCGCAAGAGAGAATCTCTTACC GGGAATGCAACTCTACATCTCTACCCTCACTTCAAACCTCTACAAGAGTTTGCAG GGGTGTCAGAGTACCTCAGCACGGAGATCTGCACTTCTCGACAGAAGCGCTTCAGTCTCCTTACCTTTGTGGACTCGCCTGGCCTGGTGGATGGGGACATGAAGTACCCGTTTGATGTGGATCAGGCTCTTCTTTGGCTGG GTAACCTGTGTGACCTTATTCTGGTCTTCTTTGACCCAATGGGCCAGGCATTGTGCAAACGCACCTTGAGTATTGTGGAGAAGCTGAATGAGAGCCATGGTGACAAGCTGCGGTTCTACCTGAGCAAAGCAGATGAAGCGGGCAGTgagtcagacagacag AGAGTGATGATGCAGATTGTTCAAGAGCTGTGCAAGAGACCAGGACTCAACAAATGTGGATTTGACATGCCTACCATTTATATTCCAAACCCCAATAAA CCCAGTCGCTGTGTCAATCAAATTGAAGACGTGTGCCGGACCATTGAGAAGACTATTAACCAGACTGTACAGAACACTCTCAATTCACTGGAGAAGGACTGCGAGCTCATCACAGACGCCATCCGTAACACGCTAAGCATTGACAG GGAGCGCAGCCGAGAGAAGTGGCGTGCACAGTGTAAGGgctgcctgctcggcctgatgGGATTCTCCGTGCCGCTATCGTTGCTGATGTTACTGCTGCTGGGCAGCCTGTCCAGGGAGACTGTGGAACTAACTTTGGGCAAGGAGGGAACAGAAGCTCTCAGCATGTACCTG CTGTTCTGTCCAGGCCAGGTCACTAGCTTGACCTGCCTTTCACGTTCCTTCTGTGTCAGATATTACTTCCTCAGTTCTCAGGTGTGTATTGGGTTATATTGCTGA
- the LOC125741665 gene encoding uncharacterized protein LOC125741665 isoform X2: MAYGSKTLKKRKKRRNYNSQESARLPADRGLISLAQSVGVTLLPPRKKITVMLMGNHSAGKSSFINWYVEEHILRTGVAIETQGFSFITSGRKRESLTGNATLHLYPHFKPLQEFAGVSEYLSTEICTSRQKRFSLLTFVDSPGLVDGDMKYPFDVDQALLWLGNLCDLILVFFDPMGQALCKRTLSIVEKLNESHGDKLRFYLSKADEAGSESDRQRVMMQIVQELCKRPGLNKCGFDMPTIYIPNPNKPSRCVNQIEDVCRTIEKTINQTVQNTLNSLEKDCELITDAIRNTLSIDRERSREKWRAQCKGCLLGLMGFSVPLSLLMLLLLGSLSRETVELTLGKEGTEALSMYLLPVLWAFDNFSVQQQFYFCSGLILLSFILLLLARFAFRTQPTLTGRQKRQLQEKLEYIDEAVKNKKKTLYEDYLRQSIGDYDIDSVK; encoded by the exons GTTTGATTTCCTTGGCTCAGTCAGTTGGAGTAACTCTCTTACCGCCGCGAAAGAAGATCACGGTCATGCTAATGGGGAACCACTCTGCCGGCAAGAGTTCTTTCATTAACTG GTATGTGGAAGAGCACATCCTGCGGACTGGAGTGGCCATTGAAACACAAGGCTTCAGTTTCATTACCAGTGGTCGCAAGAGAGAATCTCTTACC GGGAATGCAACTCTACATCTCTACCCTCACTTCAAACCTCTACAAGAGTTTGCAG GGGTGTCAGAGTACCTCAGCACGGAGATCTGCACTTCTCGACAGAAGCGCTTCAGTCTCCTTACCTTTGTGGACTCGCCTGGCCTGGTGGATGGGGACATGAAGTACCCGTTTGATGTGGATCAGGCTCTTCTTTGGCTGG GTAACCTGTGTGACCTTATTCTGGTCTTCTTTGACCCAATGGGCCAGGCATTGTGCAAACGCACCTTGAGTATTGTGGAGAAGCTGAATGAGAGCCATGGTGACAAGCTGCGGTTCTACCTGAGCAAAGCAGATGAAGCGGGCAGTgagtcagacagacag AGAGTGATGATGCAGATTGTTCAAGAGCTGTGCAAGAGACCAGGACTCAACAAATGTGGATTTGACATGCCTACCATTTATATTCCAAACCCCAATAAA CCCAGTCGCTGTGTCAATCAAATTGAAGACGTGTGCCGGACCATTGAGAAGACTATTAACCAGACTGTACAGAACACTCTCAATTCACTGGAGAAGGACTGCGAGCTCATCACAGACGCCATCCGTAACACGCTAAGCATTGACAG GGAGCGCAGCCGAGAGAAGTGGCGTGCACAGTGTAAGGgctgcctgctcggcctgatgGGATTCTCCGTGCCGCTATCGTTGCTGATGTTACTGCTGCTGGGCAGCCTGTCCAGGGAGACTGTGGAACTAACTTTGGGCAAGGAGGGAACAGAAGCTCTCAGCATGTACCTG CTGCCTGTGCTGTGGGCATTTGATAACTTCTCGGTCCAGCAGCAGTTCTACTTCTGCAGCGGCCTCATCCTGCTTTCCTTCATTCTTCTTCTCCTGGCACGATTCGCTTTCCG CACTCAGCCGACTCTCACTGGAAGACAGAAAAGGCAACTACAGGAGAAGCTGGAGTACATTGATGAAGCTGTGAAAAATAAGAAG AAAACGCTCTATGAGGACTACCTCCGTCAGAGTATTGGGGATTATGATATAGACTCTGTAAAGTGA